Proteins from a genomic interval of Flammeovirgaceae bacterium SG7u.111:
- a CDS encoding HAEPLYID family protein: MDHFTKPFLFICCFFLAYKALAQERSENSHKDSLYIIEVEDPDPPKILHAEPLYIDLIRDLGARKGEREWNIGLGLTDNFDFDSYEALVEYEFAPINRLGFEIEVPLLFYSAQQGVAKDSIPPDKIQSLKLATQWSFFVSEKINTSMALGYIHEFELSPFNTWGNPLVKGHVFNPFYIAAKRWGQHFHTLIYTGPIIEKDLQTSGFQMVYEINTNVHYMIPGTRNFMGIEFNKSFDDHDFDMTIRPQMRLEITDQTMIGIVTGIPASRENERFSMFLRLIWEPQTH; encoded by the coding sequence ATGGACCACTTTACCAAACCGTTTTTATTCATTTGCTGTTTCTTCCTTGCCTATAAGGCTTTAGCACAGGAAAGAAGTGAAAATTCACACAAGGATAGCCTATATATAATAGAAGTAGAAGATCCTGATCCGCCAAAAATACTACATGCAGAGCCTCTTTATATTGACCTTATAAGAGACCTCGGCGCCAGAAAGGGGGAAAGGGAATGGAACATAGGCCTCGGGCTAACTGATAATTTTGACTTTGATAGTTATGAAGCATTGGTGGAATATGAGTTTGCTCCCATCAACAGGCTAGGGTTTGAAATAGAAGTCCCTTTACTTTTCTATTCAGCACAGCAGGGCGTTGCCAAAGACTCTATCCCACCAGATAAAATCCAGAGCCTAAAACTTGCAACACAATGGTCTTTCTTTGTCTCAGAAAAAATAAATACATCAATGGCCTTGGGTTACATTCATGAGTTTGAACTTTCTCCATTTAACACATGGGGAAACCCTTTAGTAAAAGGGCATGTATTCAACCCGTTTTATATTGCAGCGAAACGCTGGGGACAACACTTCCACACACTTATTTATACCGGTCCTATTATAGAAAAAGACCTCCAAACCTCCGGTTTCCAGATGGTCTACGAAATCAATACCAACGTGCACTATATGATCCCTGGCACTCGGAACTTTATGGGCATAGAATTTAACAAATCATTTGACGATCATGATTTTGACATGACCATCCGCCCTCAGATGAGGCTAGAGATAACCGACCAGACCATGATAGGTATTGTGACAGGCATTCCGGCAAGTAGAGAAAACGAAAGGTTCAGCATGTTCCTCAGGCTTATTTGGGAGCCTCAAACTCATTGA
- a CDS encoding T9SS type A sorting domain-containing protein, giving the protein MQGFFVSPNKKIISPKHTLSYVHVLITLFILSLSGSLYAQQQITVDVSPKVSAAINGEKNLNRSKYFNLASSVDEISSKIKTQERFDYYFKELEMTVGRKFQIVRGEVNWGNSVKEDPTRTGWADTTYLKNKLVPNANDDNVADFLKTTWASNQNLAAHEGHNAYPSFMEQYTITDAHDQKFPTNNDAAAELLAYIFKYKYTDFKRPPFYELINEPHWKFWGDQRFIDHHLKAKAKFDEMGINTQIGGPCYSVGNFYKKEFGNLNQITDFIDRTNFSLDFYSFHTYDYMRWEDAENDFVGGVSSGLPEESVFDAIAAHTYNKYGKEFTFVGSEHGGYIPDGANRTYALDKLADQYFPGSGFLHEMEKRSIDNFIMVNSAIANTLMFMNHPHIVKKSVPFILLESAGWDPTYYSSLLVKENFDKNSDVWHEAKLIHFFNFFDDVKGRRVESYTSDTDIQHFTFVDKNVMTMLFHNQSNTEGTINVNVDNDGNSISKIKIRRLGRGEDFRPNLAEGEISTLQNINIGAQESIVVFVTYDADIEEETEVNEIPYYSSETGVKFNGSKSFTVQVPEYQKAKYAILRVGVSRDKANGKEIEISLNGTKLASPVEDCAERITNDDYATTRIIKVDGKLLKELNTVEVKFPDGKSGGVGAVVIRAGIDDDIVAGLPAELVENLKIYPNPAKDFVNIQSEFEENLELISIEGKILKEMPLNFGATRVPLDGLGQGLYILRLSNANRYQAFKLKVTK; this is encoded by the coding sequence ATGCAAGGATTTTTTGTCTCGCCTAACAAAAAAATAATCTCGCCCAAACATACGCTTTCTTATGTCCACGTACTTATTACACTATTCATCCTTTCCCTTTCGGGTTCGCTCTATGCCCAGCAGCAAATCACGGTCGATGTTTCGCCCAAAGTAAGTGCAGCCATTAATGGAGAGAAAAACCTCAACCGAAGCAAGTATTTCAACTTAGCGAGCAGCGTTGATGAAATATCTTCAAAGATCAAGACCCAAGAGCGTTTCGATTATTATTTCAAAGAATTGGAAATGACAGTGGGCAGAAAGTTCCAGATAGTGAGAGGAGAAGTGAACTGGGGCAACTCGGTAAAAGAAGACCCTACCCGAACTGGCTGGGCAGATACAACTTATCTGAAAAACAAACTCGTCCCAAATGCTAACGACGATAATGTAGCAGATTTTTTGAAGACTACATGGGCGTCCAACCAGAACTTAGCAGCGCATGAAGGGCATAATGCCTACCCTTCGTTTATGGAGCAATACACCATTACCGATGCACACGACCAAAAGTTTCCCACCAATAACGATGCGGCAGCAGAACTACTTGCCTATATTTTCAAATACAAATACACCGACTTTAAACGCCCCCCTTTCTACGAACTAATAAATGAGCCTCATTGGAAATTTTGGGGAGACCAACGCTTTATAGACCACCACCTAAAAGCAAAGGCGAAGTTTGATGAGATGGGAATAAACACGCAAATAGGTGGTCCTTGTTATTCGGTTGGCAACTTTTATAAAAAAGAATTCGGCAACCTTAACCAGATTACTGATTTTATTGACAGGACAAATTTCTCTCTCGATTTCTATTCCTTCCATACCTATGATTATATGAGATGGGAAGATGCCGAAAATGACTTTGTAGGAGGAGTTTCATCTGGTTTGCCCGAAGAAAGCGTATTTGATGCCATCGCAGCCCACACCTATAATAAATATGGAAAAGAGTTCACGTTTGTAGGTAGCGAACATGGCGGATATATTCCTGATGGTGCCAACAGAACGTATGCGCTCGATAAGTTAGCCGACCAGTATTTCCCCGGCTCGGGTTTTTTACACGAAATGGAGAAAAGAAGCATCGACAACTTCATTATGGTGAACAGTGCTATTGCCAATACCCTGATGTTCATGAACCACCCTCATATTGTCAAAAAATCTGTTCCATTTATCTTATTAGAATCTGCGGGTTGGGATCCGACCTATTACTCAAGCCTTTTGGTGAAGGAGAACTTTGACAAAAACAGCGATGTGTGGCACGAAGCAAAACTTATCCATTTCTTCAACTTTTTCGATGATGTAAAGGGACGCAGGGTAGAATCTTATACCAGCGATACGGACATCCAACATTTTACTTTTGTGGACAAAAATGTGATGACGATGCTGTTCCACAACCAGAGCAACACAGAAGGAACTATCAATGTGAATGTAGACAACGATGGAAACTCTATCAGTAAAATAAAAATAAGGAGACTGGGCAGAGGAGAAGATTTCCGTCCAAATCTGGCGGAAGGTGAAATCAGTACCCTTCAAAATATTAACATAGGCGCACAAGAATCAATTGTTGTTTTCGTGACCTACGATGCCGATATAGAAGAGGAAACCGAGGTAAATGAAATCCCCTATTACAGTTCAGAAACGGGAGTAAAATTCAACGGCTCAAAATCTTTCACAGTTCAGGTTCCTGAATATCAAAAAGCAAAATATGCTATATTGAGAGTAGGAGTTAGCCGAGATAAGGCAAATGGAAAAGAAATAGAGATCAGCCTTAACGGCACAAAACTGGCATCTCCTGTAGAAGATTGCGCCGAACGCATCACTAACGATGATTATGCTACCACCCGAATCATAAAGGTAGATGGAAAATTACTCAAAGAGCTGAACACCGTAGAGGTGAAGTTCCCCGATGGAAAGTCGGGAGGAGTAGGTGCTGTAGTGATTAGAGCCGGAATTGACGACGACATAGTAGCCGGACTTCCTGCGGAGTTGGTAGAAAACTTGAAAATCTACCCGAACCCTGCCAAAGACTTTGTAAATATCCAATCTGAATTTGAGGAAAATTTGGAACTGATAAGCATAGAAGGAAAGATATTAAAAGAAATGCCTTTAAACTTTGGGGCAACCAGAGTTCCACTAGACGGATTAGGACAAGGTCTGTATATTCTACGCCTTTCCAATGCCAATAGGTATCAGGCTTTTAAACTGAAAGTGACAAAATAG
- a CDS encoding DUF2911 domain-containing protein — protein MMKIIKWFLIVSVSILVILFALFKFMQSQTKKASPEQTLVHNIGGANVSVFYCRPFKKEREIFGALVPYGEVWRTGANEATTFSTDQDITIAGKPLPKGEYTMWTIPGETSWKVIFNSKSYGWGVDFNSKAAREPEFDVLEVEVPVQKLPSVQEQFTIAFEETSSMAMTLAWDQTKIALPIN, from the coding sequence ATGATGAAAATTATCAAATGGTTTCTAATTGTTTCCGTAAGCATATTAGTTATCTTATTTGCTTTATTCAAGTTCATGCAATCGCAAACCAAAAAGGCTAGCCCAGAACAGACCCTGGTTCATAACATTGGTGGAGCCAATGTTTCTGTTTTCTATTGTCGCCCGTTTAAAAAGGAAAGGGAAATTTTTGGTGCACTGGTTCCTTATGGAGAAGTATGGAGAACAGGGGCAAATGAGGCAACTACTTTTTCTACCGATCAAGATATTACGATTGCGGGAAAGCCATTGCCAAAAGGTGAATATACCATGTGGACCATTCCAGGTGAGACTAGTTGGAAAGTGATTTTTAATAGCAAGAGCTACGGATGGGGGGTTGATTTTAACAGCAAAGCTGCTCGCGAGCCCGAATTCGACGTCTTAGAGGTAGAGGTTCCTGTGCAAAAGCTTCCATCTGTTCAAGAACAATTTACCATCGCATTTGAGGAAACTAGCTCAATGGCCATGACCTTGGCTTGGGACCAAACTAAAATTGCTTTGCCTATCAATTAA
- a CDS encoding sulfatase-like hydrolase/transferase: MKFTLKLLILWLTFSGTTTLVFSQKRSKKKKPNVLLIFTDDHRFTGIHALGGMPVKTPNIDKLAENGTSFTSAYLMGAFTGATCVASRAMLHTGRDVFQLDKIGRSLPTDHTTIGEAFQEAGYHSHAIGKWHQDRASLARSFNSGDKMMGLSRYLVDHFRMPLWDWDAENLFPADSAYLLTYNKEGKVSRRLMNKGDKRGPIGTEKNGPHTSEIFAEAASDFITNYEEKNPFFMYLAFHAPHDPRQAPQKYLDMYPPSEIELTPSYAAQHAFDNGHMFLRDEQLAPWPRTKDIAKKELASYYAIITHLDEQIGKVIAALKASGQYENTIIVLAGDSGLAVGNHGLLGKQSVYDEDGIHVPFIISGGAIKDKGRKIDAFCYIHDIFPTVCDLAKVPKPASVTGKSMLPVISGEKDEVRDYTYHAYRQFQRAYRKGDYKLIEYVRADDETKQLGKFVAGSRVTQLFHIKNDPWETTNLAIFPEYKGLLQTMQKEMKETAASLNDKQESVGEKFDFWDYY, from the coding sequence ATGAAATTTACCTTGAAACTTTTAATCCTTTGGCTGACTTTTTCTGGCACAACGACTTTGGTTTTTTCACAGAAAAGAAGCAAAAAAAAGAAACCTAATGTGCTGCTTATCTTCACGGATGACCACCGCTTTACCGGTATCCATGCCCTTGGTGGAATGCCCGTAAAAACACCAAACATAGATAAACTAGCGGAAAATGGAACCAGCTTTACCTCTGCCTACCTCATGGGCGCTTTCACTGGGGCAACATGCGTAGCCAGCAGGGCCATGCTCCATACGGGAAGGGATGTATTCCAGCTTGATAAAATAGGACGAAGCCTTCCTACAGATCATACTACTATAGGCGAAGCGTTTCAAGAAGCCGGCTACCACTCACATGCAATTGGTAAATGGCACCAAGACAGGGCTTCTTTGGCAAGATCTTTCAACTCTGGTGACAAAATGATGGGACTGAGTCGCTACTTGGTCGATCACTTTAGGATGCCTCTCTGGGACTGGGATGCAGAAAACTTATTCCCCGCTGACAGCGCCTATTTGCTAACTTACAACAAAGAGGGAAAGGTATCGAGACGGTTGATGAACAAAGGTGATAAAAGAGGACCGATAGGAACGGAGAAAAATGGACCGCACACATCTGAAATATTTGCCGAAGCCGCCTCTGATTTCATTACAAACTACGAAGAGAAAAATCCATTTTTCATGTACTTAGCCTTTCATGCCCCGCACGACCCTAGGCAAGCACCTCAAAAGTACTTGGACATGTACCCGCCTTCGGAAATCGAACTTACGCCTTCTTATGCAGCCCAACATGCCTTTGATAATGGGCATATGTTTCTTCGCGACGAGCAACTCGCCCCTTGGCCACGTACAAAAGACATCGCTAAAAAAGAATTGGCTTCCTATTACGCAATCATCACCCACCTAGATGAGCAAATAGGCAAAGTGATTGCAGCACTCAAAGCCAGCGGACAATATGAAAATACCATCATCGTGCTGGCAGGTGACAGCGGCCTTGCCGTAGGCAACCATGGTTTGCTAGGCAAGCAAAGCGTGTACGATGAAGATGGCATCCATGTCCCCTTCATCATTTCTGGTGGTGCGATAAAAGACAAGGGCAGAAAAATTGATGCATTTTGCTACATCCACGATATTTTCCCCACAGTTTGTGACCTAGCAAAAGTGCCTAAACCCGCTTCGGTTACTGGCAAAAGCATGCTTCCTGTTATTAGTGGGGAAAAGGATGAGGTAAGGGACTACACCTACCATGCCTATCGCCAATTTCAGCGGGCTTACCGCAAAGGGGACTACAAACTGATAGAATATGTGAGAGCTGATGATGAAACCAAACAGCTAGGAAAGTTTGTGGCTGGCTCCAGAGTCACCCAGCTTTTCCATATCAAAAATGACCCTTGGGAAACGACGAACCTAGCTATTTTCCCCGAATACAAAGGGCTGCTCCAAACCATGCAAAAGGAAATGAAAGAAACTGCTGCAAGCTTGAATGATAAGCAAGAAAGCGTAGGCGAAAAATTCGATTTTTGGGATTATTATTAG
- a CDS encoding pirin family protein: MSLKKVTHLLPAALVNMDGFPVRQAIPTQKVQQVDPFLLLHHAAVKPLYGRPARSQGVGPHPHRGFYPVTFVVEGEVHHRDSRGNSQVAKTGDVQWMHAGRGIVHSERPSEKLVETRGRQEIIQLWINSPASRKMNQPDYQHLSETEMPMLSSADGKVKSKLVAGKYGGEQGKIRMQSELLVMWGVAEEAGQVTYSIPQGFSSCLYLIKGSAKLKGYGLVDKQSLVVFGGEGSEMTISTSVGSQFLLLSGKPIGEKIVQQGPYVMNSETEILEAIRDYQMGKMGILIEED, from the coding sequence ATGAGCTTAAAAAAAGTAACACATCTTCTCCCCGCGGCACTGGTCAATATGGACGGGTTTCCCGTAAGGCAAGCAATTCCAACGCAAAAAGTCCAACAAGTCGACCCTTTTTTGCTGCTTCACCATGCAGCGGTGAAGCCTTTGTACGGCAGGCCGGCCCGCTCGCAAGGCGTAGGTCCGCATCCGCACAGAGGCTTTTATCCCGTCACGTTTGTGGTAGAAGGGGAGGTGCACCATAGGGACAGCAGGGGGAATAGCCAAGTGGCAAAAACAGGCGATGTGCAGTGGATGCATGCAGGCAGAGGAATCGTCCATAGCGAGCGACCTTCTGAAAAGTTGGTGGAAACGAGGGGAAGGCAAGAAATTATCCAGCTGTGGATCAATAGCCCAGCGAGCAGGAAAATGAACCAACCCGATTATCAGCACCTCTCAGAAACCGAAATGCCTATGCTTTCTTCCGCAGACGGAAAGGTAAAAAGCAAGCTGGTCGCTGGAAAGTATGGGGGAGAACAAGGCAAAATACGGATGCAATCGGAGCTATTGGTGATGTGGGGAGTTGCCGAAGAAGCTGGGCAGGTGACTTATTCCATCCCCCAAGGGTTTTCTTCCTGTTTGTACCTGATAAAAGGAAGTGCCAAGCTAAAAGGATATGGCTTAGTCGATAAGCAAAGCTTGGTGGTGTTTGGTGGAGAAGGCTCAGAAATGACTATTTCCACTTCGGTAGGTAGCCAGTTTTTACTGCTGAGCGGAAAACCGATTGGAGAGAAAATCGTGCAGCAAGGACCGTACGTGATGAACTCGGAAACGGAGATACTCGAAGCCATCCGCGACTACCAGATGGGAAAAATGGGCATTCTGATAGAAGAGGATTGA
- a CDS encoding energy transducer TonB, with translation MDSFFQMMGPGGLALLFAGFVVSVIWLMRYSINKGTEKAIREGISPSSRSKKLPVASLDNYRGTLRNVGLIVSIAMVLAAFEYPSYGDRVLVTLGTLQVDLDSMIEIPQVEPPKPKPPVMKQPVVVEAEIEEEILEEEIDFGDEPDEDDIIEDVGAETDDEDLPVEKAPEFVDYAEVSAAPKEGMQAFLKWVANNLKYPAQAKRTDVQGKVYIQFIVEKDGTFTNVNVLRGIGAGCDEEALKVIKQAKPWSPGKQRGRPVRQRMVIPIHFRLAQR, from the coding sequence ATGGATAGTTTTTTTCAAATGATGGGCCCGGGAGGGCTGGCATTACTATTTGCCGGATTCGTAGTATCAGTAATTTGGTTGATGCGCTACAGCATAAATAAAGGAACAGAGAAAGCCATAAGAGAGGGTATTTCGCCATCCTCTCGTAGCAAAAAGTTGCCTGTTGCCAGCCTCGATAATTACCGGGGAACGCTCAGGAATGTAGGATTGATAGTAAGTATTGCCATGGTACTGGCAGCGTTCGAATACCCCAGCTACGGAGATCGCGTACTCGTTACACTGGGAACGTTGCAAGTAGATCTAGATTCGATGATTGAGATTCCACAAGTCGAACCTCCAAAACCGAAGCCTCCAGTAATGAAGCAACCTGTAGTGGTTGAGGCAGAAATAGAAGAGGAAATTTTGGAGGAGGAGATCGACTTTGGCGACGAACCTGACGAAGACGACATAATAGAGGATGTGGGGGCAGAAACAGATGATGAAGATCTGCCTGTTGAAAAAGCGCCTGAATTTGTCGACTATGCAGAAGTAAGCGCTGCACCAAAAGAAGGGATGCAAGCCTTCTTAAAGTGGGTTGCCAATAACTTAAAATACCCTGCCCAAGCTAAGCGGACCGATGTCCAAGGGAAAGTCTACATTCAATTCATAGTGGAGAAAGACGGTACGTTTACCAATGTAAATGTACTCAGAGGAATAGGAGCTGGATGCGATGAAGAAGCCCTAAAGGTGATAAAGCAGGCCAAGCCCTGGAGCCCAGGGAAACAGCGCGGCCGACCTGTTCGCCAGCGGATGGTGATACCCATCCACTTCAGATTGGCACAACGCTGA
- a CDS encoding transposase yields the protein MVKFTDVELLTCYFFALLEEEKTQVSKIYGYITKYWKSWFPDLPSYQAFNNRLNRLSDVLPLLIEVLLCYNADLHINDGNDYSIDSFPIILCKGNRYGKVARNISTKTYSKTKGVYYYGVKMHCLVQNRPNSLPIPKWVGVTAATAHDITVFKELLPSMTAVNVFGDKAYLSKEVAGLCEERNIRLLCPPKRKKGETEWERRYNEAFISFWGKAVSRTRQAVEVFFSWLIEKVDIQNASKVRPEKGLMVHAFGKFASALFILMGF from the coding sequence GTGGTAAAGTTTACTGATGTTGAACTATTGACGTGTTATTTCTTTGCTCTGCTGGAAGAAGAGAAAACCCAGGTTTCTAAAATATATGGATACATCACTAAATATTGGAAAAGCTGGTTTCCTGACCTCCCTAGCTACCAAGCATTTAATAACCGTTTAAACCGATTGTCCGACGTTTTGCCATTGTTGATAGAGGTATTGCTCTGCTATAATGCTGATTTACATATAAATGACGGGAATGACTATTCTATAGATTCGTTTCCCATTATACTCTGTAAAGGAAATCGGTATGGAAAAGTAGCCAGAAATATCTCTACAAAAACGTATTCCAAGACCAAAGGGGTTTACTATTATGGCGTCAAGATGCACTGCTTGGTCCAAAACCGCCCCAACTCCTTGCCCATACCGAAATGGGTAGGTGTCACTGCCGCTACGGCACATGATATCACCGTTTTTAAAGAGCTGCTCCCATCAATGACAGCGGTAAATGTATTTGGGGACAAGGCATACCTCAGCAAGGAAGTGGCAGGGTTATGTGAGGAAAGAAATATCCGGCTTTTATGTCCTCCAAAGAGAAAAAAGGGCGAAACGGAATGGGAAAGGCGATATAATGAGGCCTTTATATCATTTTGGGGCAAAGCTGTATCAAGAACTAGGCAGGCTGTAGAAGTCTTCTTTAGTTGGTTGATTGAAAAAGTCGACATTCAAAATGCATCAAAAGTAAGGCCAGAAAAAGGGCTGATGGTTCACGCTTTTGGAAAATTTGCTTCAGCCCTTTTTATTTTAATGGGATTTTAA
- a CDS encoding glycosyl hydrolase family 28 protein, whose product MKTHRNTLLTALLFLLISPQLLSAKDFNVLDFGAKGDGTTKDTRAVQAAIDACTQNGGGTVIIPSGKTVVIGTIYLKDYVTLHVENGGILLGSPDIADYPDDTHKNMYKKEPHMNKCLIFAKNVKSFAIEGYGTIDGNGHPKFFTNKKGGRPMLMRFLNCDDIHMRDITIINPAAWVSAWLYCNEIVVDGIRIKSRVNGNGDGLDFDGCTNVRVSNSSFDTSDDSICLQASRQDKPCKNVVITNCNFTSKWAGMRIGLLSRGDFESVTVTNCTFNDIQDSGLKIQLNEGGEMKNMVFSNLVMKNVPRPIFMTFCQQKACVDAPEEMYPMKAMHHFTFSNIIADNNELDKNSAIFITGMPGHSIENIILKDIQFSVKGGGTKEEAKKEIKEYTLETLDGWWPEFHLVGTLPAYGIYLRHAKGVRIENIHLNTLSDDGRPAILFDDVQDESIQSAFSNGVELNKELIIKK is encoded by the coding sequence ATGAAAACTCATAGAAATACCCTACTAACTGCTTTACTTTTTTTGCTCATTTCCCCCCAGCTTTTATCTGCCAAGGATTTTAATGTGCTCGATTTTGGAGCGAAAGGCGATGGAACTACCAAAGACACCAGAGCTGTACAAGCTGCCATAGATGCTTGTACCCAAAACGGTGGAGGAACGGTCATCATCCCCTCGGGAAAAACAGTGGTGATCGGCACTATTTACTTGAAAGATTATGTAACGCTTCATGTGGAAAACGGAGGCATTCTTTTGGGCAGTCCCGATATAGCCGACTACCCCGATGACACCCACAAAAACATGTACAAAAAAGAGCCTCACATGAACAAATGCCTCATTTTTGCCAAGAATGTGAAGTCATTCGCCATAGAAGGGTACGGTACGATTGATGGCAACGGACACCCCAAGTTTTTTACCAACAAAAAAGGAGGCCGCCCCATGCTTATGCGCTTCCTAAACTGCGATGACATTCATATGCGGGACATCACCATAATTAACCCTGCTGCTTGGGTTTCGGCTTGGCTCTATTGTAACGAGATAGTGGTGGATGGCATCCGCATCAAAAGCCGGGTAAATGGCAATGGCGATGGGCTGGACTTCGACGGCTGCACCAATGTTCGAGTTTCCAACAGCTCTTTCGATACCAGCGACGATTCTATTTGCCTCCAAGCTTCTCGCCAAGACAAGCCTTGTAAAAATGTAGTGATTACCAATTGCAATTTCACCAGCAAATGGGCAGGAATGCGAATCGGCTTGCTTTCAAGAGGAGATTTTGAATCTGTAACCGTAACCAATTGCACCTTTAACGATATCCAAGATTCTGGCCTTAAAATCCAACTCAACGAAGGTGGGGAGATGAAAAATATGGTTTTCTCAAACCTGGTGATGAAAAATGTGCCCCGCCCTATTTTCATGACCTTTTGCCAACAAAAAGCCTGTGTGGATGCTCCCGAGGAAATGTACCCAATGAAAGCCATGCATCATTTTACCTTTAGCAACATCATAGCCGACAACAACGAACTTGATAAAAACTCTGCAATTTTCATAACTGGCATGCCCGGTCATTCTATTGAAAACATCATTTTGAAAGATATCCAGTTTAGCGTGAAAGGTGGTGGAACGAAAGAAGAGGCTAAAAAAGAGATCAAAGAGTACACCTTGGAAACACTGGACGGATGGTGGCCTGAATTCCACCTGGTAGGCACCTTGCCTGCCTATGGCATTTATTTGCGCCATGCAAAAGGAGTGCGAATAGAAAACATCCACTTGAATACGCTTTCGGACGATGGCCGCCCTGCTATCCTTTTTGACGATGTTCAGGATGAAAGTATCCAAAGTGCATTTTCAAATGGAGTGGAACTTAACAAAGAATTGATTATCAAAAAATAG
- a CDS encoding sulfatase-like hydrolase/transferase: MNMKSRQLFLMLAICVGVFSSCSNKVEEEVKKKPNIIFIFADDQAYNTIHALGNEEIITPTLDKMVNEGTTFTNAYNMGAWNGAVCQASRAMLNTGVSVWRAQKADKVMGSWAKEGKMWGNLMQQAGYKTYMTGKWHVGTSPMNCFDSVTHIRPGMPGDAWDHAAMMKVFKDSVNTGLLTAQEVMPVGYWRPVDEADTVWQPWDKKFGGFWEGGTHWSEVLKNDALGFIDDATQQEKPFFMYLAFNAGHDPRQSPKEFIDKYPLENISLPASYTPEYPNKELIGCGPDLRDEALAPFPRTEYSVKVNRQEYFALITHMDEQINKILEAVEKSGQADNTYIFFTADHGLAIGNHGLLGKQNMYEHSMRPPLMVIGPDVPKNQKVEANVYLQDIMASTLELAGVEKPAYVEFNSLMDLAKGEKKESHYASIYGAYTNLQRMVRKDGFKLILYPKANKVMLFDLKNDPEELTDLSGDEKYAEVKKSLFEEFLKVQKEMGDPLDITSLQELI; encoded by the coding sequence ATGAATATGAAATCAAGACAGTTATTTTTAATGCTTGCCATTTGTGTGGGAGTTTTTTCAAGCTGCTCAAACAAGGTAGAAGAAGAGGTCAAGAAGAAGCCCAATATCATTTTTATTTTTGCCGATGACCAAGCTTACAACACCATTCATGCTTTGGGCAATGAGGAAATTATTACGCCTACCTTGGACAAGATGGTGAACGAAGGCACAACTTTTACCAATGCATATAATATGGGCGCTTGGAATGGTGCAGTGTGCCAAGCAAGCCGGGCAATGCTCAATACGGGCGTGAGTGTTTGGAGAGCGCAAAAGGCTGATAAAGTAATGGGGAGTTGGGCTAAAGAAGGTAAGATGTGGGGAAACCTGATGCAACAAGCGGGTTACAAAACGTATATGACAGGAAAATGGCACGTAGGCACCAGCCCAATGAACTGTTTCGACTCGGTAACGCATATCCGCCCAGGAATGCCAGGCGATGCGTGGGATCATGCAGCGATGATGAAAGTTTTCAAAGATTCGGTAAACACAGGTTTGCTCACGGCACAAGAAGTTATGCCTGTTGGCTACTGGAGACCAGTGGACGAAGCCGATACGGTTTGGCAGCCTTGGGACAAGAAGTTTGGTGGTTTTTGGGAAGGTGGAACTCACTGGAGCGAGGTGTTGAAAAATGATGCGCTTGGTTTTATAGACGATGCTACCCAGCAGGAGAAACCTTTTTTTATGTACCTAGCCTTCAACGCTGGGCACGATCCTAGACAATCCCCTAAAGAATTTATAGACAAATATCCTTTGGAAAACATTTCCTTGCCGGCTTCTTACACACCAGAGTACCCCAACAAGGAGCTGATTGGTTGCGGTCCCGACTTGCGAGATGAAGCACTTGCACCATTCCCTCGTACCGAATATTCGGTGAAGGTGAACCGCCAAGAGTATTTTGCCCTCATCACCCATATGGACGAGCAGATAAATAAGATTTTGGAAGCAGTAGAGAAAAGTGGTCAGGCCGATAATACTTATATTTTCTTCACTGCTGATCATGGCTTGGCTATTGGAAACCACGGGTTGCTAGGCAAGCAAAATATGTACGAGCATAGTATGCGCCCGCCACTTATGGTAATTGGTCCAGATGTTCCTAAAAACCAGAAAGTAGAGGCAAATGTGTACCTGCAAGATATTATGGCTTCAACCTTGGAACTAGCTGGTGTGGAAAAACCTGCTTATGTGGAGTTCAATAGCCTGATGGACTTGGCTAAAGGGGAGAAAAAAGAGAGCCATTATGCATCTATTTATGGTGCTTATACAAATTTACAGCGCATGGTCCGCAAAGATGGCTTCAAGCTGATTTTGTACCCAAAGGCAAATAAAGTGATGCTTTTTGACCTCAAAAATGACCCTGAAGAATTGACCGATTTGTCAGGTGATGAAAAATATGCAGAGGTAAAAAAGTCGCTGTTCGAAGAGTTTTTGAAAGTCCAAAAAGAAATGGGTGACCCATTAGATATTACTAGTTTACAGGAGCTTATTTAA